CCTGTCCGTCACGGGCCGCGCCCAGGCACGCGCCGCAGGCAACGCGCTGCGCGCGCGCGGCGTGACCGTCGATGCGGTGTACAGCAGCGCCTGGTGCCGCTGCATCGATACCGCGAAGGAGATGTTTCCGGAACTGCAGATTGAGGTGCTGCCGGCGCTGAATTCCTTCTTCGCAGGCCAGGGTGACCGCGAGCGGCAGACGGCGGCGCTGCGCCAGTGGATCGCGGCGCTCGACGACGGACTGCGGGTGGCGCTGGTGACGCATCAGGTGAACGTGCTGGCGCTGACCGGCGACAACCTCGCGATGGGCGAGGCCATTGTCGTGCAGCCGGACCGCCGTGGCGGCGTGCGCACCGCCGGCCGGCTGGCACTGTGAGGCGCGGGCGGCGGATCAGTACTTTCCGGCCTTCACCGCGGCGAAGTGTTCGTCATAGCGGAACACGAAATCCTTGTCCTTCAGTGGCGCATGGCAGCCGCGACAGGTGTCGTACTTCGCGTCGCCATTCAGCTCGCCATTGCCCTTGAACGCGGAATAGATCCAGTTGCCGTTGCGCTGCGCCTCCGGCACGTCGACGCCCCAGCCGGCGTTCTTGCCCATGACGAACACGGCGGCCAGCTTGTCCTTCACCAGCTTGCCGTCGGCGCCCTTGACCGCCTTGCCGTCAGCATCGAGCTTGATCGACCAGTTCTCCATCACGAACACCGACCCGTCCGGGAAGCCCTTCTCGGCGCTGCCCTTCTTCGCATCCGCGTTCATGTAGATGTCGCGTATCTGTTTGACGTCCTCGCGCTGCACGGCGGTCAGGAAAGCGGGCCAGGACTTGTAGTCGGCAGGCAGCGGCAGCTGGCCGTCGTCGAGCCGGGCGACCGGCGTGCTGCCCATCTGGCTGCAGCCGGCGACCAGCGTCCCGAAAACGA
The window above is part of the Methyloversatilis discipulorum genome. Proteins encoded here:
- a CDS encoding histidine phosphatase family protein — its product is MNRRHLLHALGCLMLQPVSARADDTPALDALRSGGVLLLRHALTEPGIGDPPGFRIGDCSTQRNLSVTGRAQARAAGNALRARGVTVDAVYSSAWCRCIDTAKEMFPELQIEVLPALNSFFAGQGDRERQTAALRQWIAALDDGLRVALVTHQVNVLALTGDNLAMGEAIVVQPDRRGGVRTAGRLAL
- a CDS encoding cytochrome P460 family protein, producing MKKNLLSAIVFGTLVAGCSQMGSTPVARLDDGQLPLPADYKSWPAFLTAVQREDVKQIRDIYMNADAKKGSAEKGFPDGSVFVMENWSIKLDADGKAVKGADGKLVKDKLAAVFVMGKNAGWGVDVPEAQRNGNWIYSAFKGNGELNGDAKYDTCRGCHAPLKDKDFVFRYDEHFAAVKAGKY